The Deltaproteobacteria bacterium DNA segment TGAACGTCCATCGTGCCCTCGAATTCTGCCAGCCATCTTTCGACGTATTCCCGGTCGCATTCCGGGTGGCGGATCAGAACACCCCGAACGTCCTCCAGATCCCTCGGACGCCCGGCGAATATTTTATGGATGATAAGGTCCTCAACGGAGGCGAACCGGACAGGGACACCATCGATGGCCACGGCCGCCGCCCGTTCGATCGCCTGACGCTCGTACGGCAGGAAAGAAAAGATGAAATCGACCCGGATTCCGCTTTCCCCGTCCTTCGCGGGCAGCACCATCGTCCTTCGCGCGAACACTTCCGGGTCTTCCGGGATCGGATCGAGTCCGATCTTTCCCGCCGCA contains these protein-coding regions:
- a CDS encoding nucleotidyl transferase AbiEii/AbiGii toxin family protein; its protein translation is MYARLLRNLADGLTAFGIPYMVIGGQAVLLHGQPRATLDIDITLGVDIEAFGRVLDAAGKIGLDPIPEDPEVFARRTMVLPAKDGESGIRVDFIFSFLPYERQAIERAAAVAIDGVPVRFASVEDLIIHKIFAGRPRDLEDVRGVLIRHPECDREYVERWLAEFEGTMDVHYRERFRKIASEANG